The following are encoded together in the Zingiber officinale cultivar Zhangliang chromosome 8A, Zo_v1.1, whole genome shotgun sequence genome:
- the LOC122011810 gene encoding equilibrative nucleotide transporter 3-like isoform X1 yields the protein MSTHKQNWEHYKTKGRFTALFISWLLGNGSLFAWNSMLTIGDYYAFLFPRYHPTRILTLVYQPFALGTTAILAYHEATLNTRRRNLLAYSLFFSSSLGLLMLDLATSGKGGLGIFIGVCIAIAVFGVADGLVQGGMVGDLSLMSPEFIQSFMAGLAASGTLTSALRLTTKVAFESSDDGLRKGAMLFLAISTSFELLCVFLYAFMFPKLPIVKYYRSKAASEGSMTVTADLAAAGIQSSVKNAALQAMEDPTQFERLSNKELLVQNIDYALDLFLIYVLTLSIFPGFLAEDTGSHSLGSWYILVLIAMYNVWDLVGRYVPLLKPIKLESRKGLIFASLSRFLFIPAFYFTAKYGDQGWMIMLTSVLGLSNGYLTVCILTEAPKGYKGPEQNALGNLLVVFLIAGLFSGVVLDWLWLIGKGW from the exons ATGAGCACCCACAAGCAAAACTGGGAACACTACAAAACGAAG GGAAGATTTACTGCATTGTTTATAAGCTGGCTACTTGGAAATGGATCCCTTTTCGCGTGGAACAGCATGTTGACGATTGGGGATTACTATGCCTTTCTCTTTCCA AGGTATCATCCAACGAGAATACTCACACTTGTCTACCAACCTTTTGCTCTTGGAACAACAGCCATTTTAGCATATCATGAAGCAACACTGAATACTAGACGCCGCAACCTGTTAGCTTACTCGCTCTTCTTCTCAAGTTCACTTGGCCTTCTTATG TTAGATCTAGCAACATCCGGTAAAGGTGGGTTGGGGATCTTCATTGGTGTTTGTATAGCGATTGCAGTATTTGGTGTCGCCGATGGTCTCGTTCAAGGAGGAATGGTTGGTGATTTATCTTTGATGAGCCCAGAGTTTATTCAA TCTTTCATGGCTGGGCTCGCAGCTTCTGGGACTCTGACTTCTGCTTTGAGATTAACTACGAAAGTAGCATTTGAGAGTTCAGATGATGGCCTTCGCAAGGGAGCAA TGTTGTTTCTTGCCATCTCAACTTCTTTTGAGCTGCTTTGCGTCTTTCTCTATGCATTTATGTTTCCTAAATTACCAATCGTCAAATACTACCGATCAAAAGCTGCTTCTGAAGGATCCATGACAGTCACTGCTGACCTTGCTGCTGCTGGCATTCAATCATCAGTAAAGAATGCAGCT TTGCAGGCAATGGAGGATCCAACGCAGTTCGAGCGCTTAAGTAACAAAGAACTGCTAGTTCAAAATATCGATTATGCGCTCGACCTCTTCCTGATATATGTCTTGACACTGTCAATCTTCCCTGGTTTCTTAGCCGAGGATACAGGTTCTCACAGCTTGGGTTCATG GTATATACTCGTTTTGATTGCCATGTACAATGTCTGGGACCTTGTGGGTAGATATGTACCTCTTTTGAAGCCGATCAAGTTGGAATCAAGGAAAGGTCTCATATTTGCTAGTCTCTCGCGTTTCCTATTCATCCCAGCATTTTATTTCACAGCCAAATACGGAGATCAAGGGTGGATGATAATGTTGACGTCCGTGTTGGGATTGAGCAATGGCTATCTCACTGTTTGCATTCTTACAGAAGCACCAAAAGGATACAAG GGTCCGGAACAAAATGCATTGGGGAACTTGTTGGTTGTTTTTCTAATTGCAGGTCTTTTCTCAGGCGTCGTACTCGACTGGTTGTGGCTAATTGGTAAAGGTTGGTAA
- the LOC122011810 gene encoding equilibrative nucleotide transporter 3-like isoform X2 — MSTHKQNWEHYKTKGRFTALFISWLLGNGSLFAWNSMLTIGDYYAFLFPRYHPTRILTLVYQPFALGTTAILAYHEATLNTRRRNLLAYSLFFSSSLGLLMLDLATSGKGGLGIFIGVCIAIAVFGVADGLVQGGMVGDLSLMSPEFIQSFMAGLAASGTLTSALRLTTKVAFESSDDGLRKGAMLFLAISTSFELLCVFLYAFMFPKLPIVKYYRSKAASEGSMTVTADLAAAGIQSSVKNAAAMEDPTQFERLSNKELLVQNIDYALDLFLIYVLTLSIFPGFLAEDTGSHSLGSWYILVLIAMYNVWDLVGRYVPLLKPIKLESRKGLIFASLSRFLFIPAFYFTAKYGDQGWMIMLTSVLGLSNGYLTVCILTEAPKGYKGPEQNALGNLLVVFLIAGLFSGVVLDWLWLIGKGW; from the exons ATGAGCACCCACAAGCAAAACTGGGAACACTACAAAACGAAG GGAAGATTTACTGCATTGTTTATAAGCTGGCTACTTGGAAATGGATCCCTTTTCGCGTGGAACAGCATGTTGACGATTGGGGATTACTATGCCTTTCTCTTTCCA AGGTATCATCCAACGAGAATACTCACACTTGTCTACCAACCTTTTGCTCTTGGAACAACAGCCATTTTAGCATATCATGAAGCAACACTGAATACTAGACGCCGCAACCTGTTAGCTTACTCGCTCTTCTTCTCAAGTTCACTTGGCCTTCTTATG TTAGATCTAGCAACATCCGGTAAAGGTGGGTTGGGGATCTTCATTGGTGTTTGTATAGCGATTGCAGTATTTGGTGTCGCCGATGGTCTCGTTCAAGGAGGAATGGTTGGTGATTTATCTTTGATGAGCCCAGAGTTTATTCAA TCTTTCATGGCTGGGCTCGCAGCTTCTGGGACTCTGACTTCTGCTTTGAGATTAACTACGAAAGTAGCATTTGAGAGTTCAGATGATGGCCTTCGCAAGGGAGCAA TGTTGTTTCTTGCCATCTCAACTTCTTTTGAGCTGCTTTGCGTCTTTCTCTATGCATTTATGTTTCCTAAATTACCAATCGTCAAATACTACCGATCAAAAGCTGCTTCTGAAGGATCCATGACAGTCACTGCTGACCTTGCTGCTGCTGGCATTCAATCATCAGTAAAGAATGCAGCT GCAATGGAGGATCCAACGCAGTTCGAGCGCTTAAGTAACAAAGAACTGCTAGTTCAAAATATCGATTATGCGCTCGACCTCTTCCTGATATATGTCTTGACACTGTCAATCTTCCCTGGTTTCTTAGCCGAGGATACAGGTTCTCACAGCTTGGGTTCATG GTATATACTCGTTTTGATTGCCATGTACAATGTCTGGGACCTTGTGGGTAGATATGTACCTCTTTTGAAGCCGATCAAGTTGGAATCAAGGAAAGGTCTCATATTTGCTAGTCTCTCGCGTTTCCTATTCATCCCAGCATTTTATTTCACAGCCAAATACGGAGATCAAGGGTGGATGATAATGTTGACGTCCGTGTTGGGATTGAGCAATGGCTATCTCACTGTTTGCATTCTTACAGAAGCACCAAAAGGATACAAG GGTCCGGAACAAAATGCATTGGGGAACTTGTTGGTTGTTTTTCTAATTGCAGGTCTTTTCTCAGGCGTCGTACTCGACTGGTTGTGGCTAATTGGTAAAGGTTGGTAA